A single genomic interval of Amycolatopsis albispora harbors:
- a CDS encoding PLP-dependent aminotransferase family protein, producing MDDFRLIADRLAADISEGRLRPGDRLPPQRRFAREHRIAASTATRVYGELVRRGLAVGEVGRGTFIRAARPPADPALAEPAAAPIDLELNFPLLPEQGELLAKSLGGLIRADALGSGLQPTTPSGTAAVREAAATALRRGGWTPDPGRILLAGNGRQAISAAFSALAGIGERIGVEALTYPVVKAIAARLGITLVPIEVDEDGMRPDAVRAAHRATPLRAIYVQTAVQNPLGMTMPAGRRQELADVLTELDLPAIEDGVNGFLRADLPPLLALAPDHVMLVDSLSKRLAPGMSLGFLVPPPQFAERVAAALRSGGWTALRFAMEVATRCMADGTLAEIEAAKRRDARARQEVRADCLAGFTVRADPGSYHCWWELPEQWRAETFVAAAARRGIAVSPAAAFTVGAGHAPSAVRLALSCPPPDRLRAALEQLAGLARGTAEEAGIE from the coding sequence ATGGATGACTTCCGGCTGATCGCCGACCGCCTCGCCGCCGACATCAGCGAGGGCAGGCTGCGCCCCGGCGACCGCCTGCCGCCGCAGCGCCGGTTCGCCCGTGAACACCGCATCGCCGCCTCGACCGCGACCCGCGTCTACGGCGAGCTGGTCCGGCGCGGCCTGGCGGTCGGCGAGGTCGGGCGCGGCACGTTCATCCGCGCCGCCCGGCCGCCCGCCGATCCCGCGCTCGCCGAACCGGCCGCCGCGCCGATCGATCTCGAGCTGAACTTCCCGCTGCTGCCCGAGCAGGGGGAGCTGCTGGCGAAGAGCCTGGGCGGCCTGATCCGCGCCGACGCGCTCGGGTCCGGCCTCCAGCCGACCACCCCGTCGGGCACCGCGGCGGTGCGCGAAGCCGCGGCCACCGCGCTGCGGCGCGGCGGCTGGACCCCCGATCCCGGCCGGATTCTCTTGGCGGGCAACGGAAGGCAGGCTATTTCGGCGGCGTTCAGCGCGCTGGCCGGGATCGGCGAGCGCATCGGCGTCGAGGCGCTGACCTACCCGGTGGTCAAGGCGATCGCCGCCCGGCTCGGCATCACGCTCGTGCCGATCGAGGTGGACGAGGACGGCATGCGGCCCGACGCCGTGCGCGCGGCACACCGAGCCACCCCGCTGCGCGCGATCTACGTGCAGACGGCCGTGCAGAACCCGCTCGGCATGACCATGCCGGCCGGTCGGCGGCAGGAACTGGCCGACGTGCTGACCGAGTTGGACCTGCCCGCGATCGAGGACGGGGTCAACGGCTTCCTCCGCGCCGACCTGCCGCCGCTGCTCGCGCTCGCGCCGGACCACGTGATGCTGGTGGACAGCCTGTCCAAGCGCCTCGCCCCGGGGATGAGCCTCGGTTTCCTGGTGCCACCGCCGCAGTTCGCCGAGCGGGTGGCCGCCGCGTTGCGGTCGGGCGGGTGGACCGCGCTGCGCTTCGCGATGGAGGTCGCGACGCGGTGCATGGCCGACGGCACGCTCGCCGAGATCGAAGCGGCGAAGCGGCGGGACGCGCGGGCGCGGCAGGAGGTGCGGGCCGACTGCCTGGCGGGGTTCACCGTCCGCGCGGATCCCGGGTCGTACCACTGCTGGTGGGAGTTGCCGGAGCAGTGGCGGGCGGAGACCTTCGTCGCCGCGGCCGCGCGCCGGGGGATCGCGGTGAGCCCGGCCGCCGCCTTCACCGTCGGCGCCGGGCACGCACCGAGCGCGGTGCGGCTCGCGTTGAGCTGTCCGCCGCCGGACCGCCTGCGGGCGGCGCTCGAGCAGCTCGCCGGGCTGGCCCGCGGGACCGCGGAGGAGGCCGGGATCGAGTGA
- a CDS encoding Gfo/Idh/MocA family protein: MNLRWGLLAAGRIAAEFADGVRLSRHGELAAVAARDASRAAAFARRFDIPRHYGDYQALLDDPEVDVVYISTPHTAHAHWAIRAAEAGKHVLCEKPLTINHAQAVEVIEAAKRHDVFLMEAYMYRPHPQTRRLVELIESGALGEVRAVDVSFGYRAPDSAPERLGTWSLGGGGILDIGGYGISMARLVARAATGSDEPEAVTGLATIDPELGVDTNAVAALRFPGGILAQISCATGVTRADYVRVYGTEAHLLITRPPWAHGMRDPGVSTIELTPGGTIEVRADQHLFAAEADYVAEHVEARQAPEMSWSDTLANMRTLDRWRAAVGLSYEADNA, encoded by the coding sequence GTGAACCTTCGCTGGGGCCTGCTCGCGGCCGGGCGTATCGCCGCCGAATTCGCTGACGGGGTGCGGCTTTCGCGCCACGGGGAACTGGCCGCCGTCGCGGCACGGGACGCTTCGCGCGCCGCCGCGTTCGCCCGGCGGTTCGACATACCGCGCCACTACGGCGACTACCAGGCGCTGCTCGACGATCCCGAGGTCGACGTCGTCTACATCTCCACCCCGCACACCGCCCACGCGCACTGGGCGATCCGCGCGGCCGAGGCGGGGAAGCACGTGCTGTGCGAGAAGCCGCTCACCATCAACCACGCGCAGGCCGTCGAGGTGATCGAGGCGGCGAAGCGGCACGACGTCTTCCTGATGGAGGCGTACATGTACCGGCCGCACCCGCAGACCCGGCGGCTGGTGGAGCTGATCGAGAGCGGGGCGCTCGGCGAGGTGCGCGCGGTCGACGTGAGCTTCGGCTACCGCGCGCCCGACAGCGCGCCCGAGCGGCTTGGCACCTGGTCGCTGGGTGGCGGCGGGATCCTGGACATCGGCGGTTACGGCATCTCGATGGCGCGGCTGGTCGCGCGGGCGGCCACCGGTTCCGACGAGCCGGAGGCGGTGACCGGGCTCGCGACCATCGACCCGGAGCTGGGCGTGGACACCAACGCGGTGGCCGCGCTGCGCTTTCCGGGCGGGATTCTGGCGCAAATTTCGTGCGCGACCGGAGTTACGCGCGCGGATTACGTCCGGGTTTACGGCACGGAAGCGCACCTGCTGATCACGCGGCCGCCGTGGGCGCACGGCATGCGAGACCCCGGCGTCTCCACCATCGAACTGACGCCCGGCGGAACCATCGAAGTGCGCGCTGACCAGCACTTGTTCGCCGCTGAGGCAGACTACGTGGCAGAGCACGTGGAGGCCAGGCAGGCACCGGAGATGAGCTGGTCGGACACCCTGGCGAACATGCGCACCCTGGACCGCTGGCGTGCCGCGGTCGGCTTAAGTTACGAAGCGGACAATGCCTGA
- a CDS encoding response regulator transcription factor, which produces MRRRVLIVEDERTIAESVAARLRAEGFAVDLAHDGPAGVAAAEAGAPDLVVLDIMLPGYDGLEVCRRIQARRPVPVLMLTARADENDLLVGLAVGADDYLTKPFSIRELAARVHALLRRADRAAPANQDRIVVGDLEIDQVRRRVRRAGSEPHLTPIEFDLLTNLARRPDAVVSREELVAQVWGWEGPPRTVDSHVKALRRKLGADLIRTVHGVGYALEAR; this is translated from the coding sequence ATGCGGCGCAGAGTGCTGATCGTGGAGGACGAGCGGACGATCGCCGAATCGGTCGCCGCCCGGTTGCGGGCCGAGGGCTTCGCGGTGGACCTGGCGCACGACGGACCGGCCGGGGTCGCCGCCGCCGAAGCGGGCGCTCCCGACCTGGTCGTGCTCGACATCATGCTCCCCGGGTACGACGGCCTGGAGGTCTGCCGCCGCATCCAGGCCCGCCGCCCGGTGCCGGTGCTGATGCTCACCGCGCGGGCCGACGAGAACGACCTGCTGGTCGGGCTGGCCGTCGGCGCCGACGACTACCTGACCAAGCCCTTCTCCATCCGGGAACTCGCCGCGCGCGTGCACGCGCTGCTCCGGCGCGCCGACCGCGCGGCACCGGCCAACCAGGACCGGATCGTCGTCGGTGACCTGGAGATCGACCAGGTCCGCCGCCGCGTCCGCCGCGCGGGCAGCGAACCGCACCTGACCCCGATCGAGTTCGACCTGCTCACCAATCTCGCGCGACGGCCGGACGCGGTGGTCTCCCGGGAGGAGCTGGTGGCCCAGGTCTGGGGCTGGGAAGGTCCACCGAGGACGGTGGACAGCCACGTGAAGGCGTTGCGCCGCAAGCTGGGCGCCGACCTGATCCGGACGGTGCACGGCGTCGGTTACGCACTGGAGGCGCGATGA
- a CDS encoding MFS transporter → MSVQAPPHLRNEWSLLVFTATTNLADAVTKVALPLLAASLTRSPTLVAGVATMLSLPWLLTALHVGVLVDRLNRRSLMLAAELARLASIGVAFAAYLTGTTSLPLIFGVAGVLGVAEVVALTAGASIIPAAVAPIRRHKATARITAVEYLCNGFLGAPVGGFLVAAGAGLALGVTGLVYAAGALLLLVLAGNFAAKPAERRSVHLEIRDGLNFLWQHRVLRTMALLVAVMAGAWHAWLAILPLYAVAPGPLGLDARGYGLLLTCLGAGGVLGALVVGPVNRLIGRRWAMFADLVGSFLLVAVPAVWHTGWAVGAAAFAAGVGGTMWTVNARLLGQELVPDHLLGRFNAAYRLVSWGAAPVAAALAGVLAELAGFGVAFGFFAALGALTIIPFFRVMTAEALR, encoded by the coding sequence ATGTCGGTCCAGGCGCCGCCGCACCTCCGCAACGAGTGGTCGTTGCTGGTCTTCACCGCCACCACCAATCTCGCCGACGCGGTCACCAAGGTCGCCCTGCCGCTGCTCGCCGCCTCGCTGACCCGCTCACCGACGCTGGTCGCGGGCGTCGCCACCATGCTTTCCCTGCCGTGGCTGCTCACCGCGCTGCACGTCGGCGTGCTGGTCGACCGCCTCAACCGCCGCAGCCTGATGCTCGCCGCCGAACTCGCGCGCCTCGCCTCGATCGGCGTCGCCTTCGCCGCGTACCTGACCGGCACGACCAGCCTTCCGCTGATCTTCGGGGTCGCCGGGGTGCTGGGCGTCGCCGAAGTGGTCGCGCTGACCGCGGGCGCGTCGATCATCCCGGCGGCCGTCGCCCCCATCCGGCGGCACAAGGCCACCGCGCGCATCACCGCGGTCGAGTACCTCTGCAACGGTTTTCTCGGCGCACCCGTCGGCGGTTTCCTCGTCGCCGCCGGGGCCGGGCTGGCGCTCGGCGTCACCGGGCTCGTCTACGCGGCGGGCGCGCTGCTCCTGCTCGTGCTCGCCGGGAACTTCGCCGCGAAACCCGCCGAACGCCGATCGGTCCACCTCGAAATCCGCGACGGCCTCAACTTCCTTTGGCAGCACCGGGTTCTGCGCACGATGGCGTTGCTCGTCGCGGTGATGGCGGGAGCGTGGCACGCCTGGCTGGCGATCCTGCCGCTGTACGCCGTCGCGCCCGGCCCGCTCGGTCTCGACGCGCGCGGGTACGGCCTGCTGCTCACCTGCCTCGGCGCGGGCGGGGTGCTCGGCGCGCTGGTGGTCGGCCCGGTCAACCGGCTGATCGGCCGTCGCTGGGCCATGTTCGCCGACCTGGTCGGGTCCTTCCTGCTGGTCGCCGTGCCCGCGGTGTGGCACACCGGCTGGGCGGTCGGCGCGGCCGCGTTCGCCGCCGGGGTCGGCGGCACGATGTGGACGGTCAACGCGCGCCTGCTCGGCCAGGAACTGGTGCCCGACCACTTGCTCGGCCGGTTCAACGCGGCGTACCGGCTGGTCAGCTGGGGTGCCGCGCCGGTGGCCGCGGCGCTGGCGGGCGTGCTCGCCGAACTGGCCGGATTCGGCGTGGCCTTCGGCTTCTTCGCCGCGCTCGGCGCGCTGACGATCATTCCGTTCTTCCGCGTGATGACCGCCGAAGCGCTCCGGTAG
- a CDS encoding MMPL family transporter, which translates to MTVRRIARWSATHPWQAIVGWLAFVAIAFAAGTLTGTNQARGEDFWIGEAGRAEQMAAEGGISRPPVENVLITPASEPAAAEVAHRVRDLPGVADVGEPVRSPDGGSLLVVITMAGDDQQAGEHVEPVIEQTGAVAAAHPEIRLVQTGDASQERGLGAQLGQGVLITKAITLPVTLLILFLVFGSLLAAGIPLLLALTAILGSLGLYALASAFFPDAGGAVTSILLMMGMAVGVDYSLFALKRVREERDRSRGQLSHAAAVEIAAATSGRAIVVSGLAVIVSLAGLYLATDVIFSSIATGTIIVVAVAVLSAVTVLPALLAKLGPRLETTRRPRPPRLWNRLLRPAVEHPVPTLLVGLLLIGALAIPGLNMKLGVEGINTFPRSVPEIAAYDELVAAFPDRGASHMVVVRGDNAAQVAADLATPDARVVSSVDGRTQRVELPIPYSAGTPEADDSLAQLRAQPVPPGVELAVSGEPARGVDYSAHQAERLPWVVGFVLLATFAMMALAFRSVVIGALGLVLNLLSVLAAWGALVVVFQGNWAEDLLGFTSTGFIGSRTPLMLFAILFGLSMDYQIFVVSRIREAVARGLPTREAVVDGITGSARVVSSAALVMVSVFLGFMFIDRIEMKQIGLGLALAVLLDAVVVRILLLPAALSLLGKASWWPGRVPEQAPPLRTPAGRA; encoded by the coding sequence ATGACGGTACGGCGTATCGCGCGCTGGAGCGCGACCCATCCCTGGCAGGCGATCGTGGGGTGGCTCGCCTTTGTCGCGATCGCCTTCGCCGCGGGCACCCTGACGGGCACGAACCAGGCGCGGGGCGAGGACTTCTGGATCGGCGAGGCCGGGCGCGCCGAGCAGATGGCCGCCGAGGGCGGGATTTCCCGGCCACCGGTGGAAAACGTGCTCATCACACCCGCGTCCGAACCGGCCGCCGCCGAGGTGGCGCACCGCGTGCGTGACCTGCCCGGCGTGGCGGACGTCGGCGAGCCGGTGCGGTCGCCGGACGGCGGCAGCCTGCTCGTGGTGATCACCATGGCCGGTGACGACCAGCAGGCGGGCGAGCACGTCGAGCCGGTCATCGAGCAGACCGGCGCGGTGGCCGCCGCGCACCCGGAAATCCGGCTCGTGCAGACCGGCGACGCGTCGCAGGAACGCGGTCTCGGCGCGCAACTCGGCCAGGGCGTGCTGATCACCAAGGCCATCACGCTGCCGGTGACGCTGCTGATCCTGTTCCTGGTGTTCGGTTCGCTGCTGGCGGCGGGCATTCCACTGCTGCTCGCGCTCACCGCGATCCTCGGCTCACTCGGTCTCTATGCGCTCGCGTCGGCGTTCTTCCCGGACGCGGGCGGCGCGGTCACCAGCATCCTGCTGATGATGGGCATGGCCGTCGGCGTCGACTACTCGCTCTTCGCGCTCAAACGCGTTCGTGAGGAACGGGACCGTTCGCGCGGGCAGCTCAGCCACGCGGCGGCGGTCGAAATCGCGGCGGCGACCTCGGGTCGCGCGATCGTGGTCTCCGGGCTGGCCGTGATCGTTTCGCTGGCCGGGCTGTACCTCGCCACCGACGTCATCTTCTCGTCCATCGCCACCGGCACGATCATCGTGGTCGCGGTCGCCGTGCTCAGCGCGGTCACCGTGCTGCCCGCGCTGCTGGCGAAACTGGGCCCGCGCCTGGAAACCACGCGCCGGCCGCGGCCGCCGCGGCTGTGGAACCGCCTGCTGCGCCCGGCCGTCGAGCACCCGGTGCCGACGCTGCTGGTCGGCCTGTTGCTGATCGGCGCGCTGGCGATCCCCGGGTTGAACATGAAGCTGGGTGTGGAAGGCATCAACACCTTTCCGCGGTCGGTTCCCGAGATCGCCGCGTACGACGAGCTGGTCGCGGCGTTCCCGGATCGCGGCGCTTCGCACATGGTGGTCGTCCGCGGGGACAACGCCGCTCAGGTGGCCGCGGACCTGGCCACGCCCGACGCGCGCGTTGTGTCCTCTGTGGACGGTAGGACGCAGCGTGTCGAACTCCCGATCCCGTATTCGGCGGGCACTCCCGAGGCCGACGACTCGCTGGCGCAGCTGCGTGCCCAGCCCGTGCCGCCGGGGGTGGAACTCGCCGTCTCCGGTGAGCCCGCGCGAGGTGTCGACTACTCGGCGCACCAGGCGGAACGGCTGCCGTGGGTGGTCGGGTTCGTGCTGCTGGCCACCTTCGCCATGATGGCGCTGGCCTTCCGGTCGGTGGTGATCGGCGCGCTCGGCCTGGTGCTCAACCTGCTGTCCGTGCTGGCCGCCTGGGGTGCGCTGGTGGTGGTCTTCCAGGGCAACTGGGCCGAGGACCTGCTCGGCTTCACCTCCACCGGGTTCATCGGCTCACGCACGCCGCTGATGCTCTTCGCGATCCTTTTCGGACTGTCGATGGACTACCAGATCTTCGTGGTGAGCCGGATCCGCGAGGCGGTCGCCCGCGGCCTGCCGACCAGGGAGGCGGTGGTGGACGGCATCACCGGCTCGGCGCGCGTGGTGAGCAGTGCCGCGCTGGTGATGGTGTCGGTTTTCCTCGGCTTCATGTTCATCGACCGGATCGAGATGAAGCAGATCGGCCTGGGCCTGGCGCTGGCGGTGCTGCTGGACGCGGTGGTGGTGCGGATCCTGCTGCTGCCCGCGGCGCTGTCGTTGCTGGGCAAGGCGTCCTGGTGGCCGGGCCGGGTGCCGGAGCAGGCCCCGCCGCTCAGGACCCCGGCAGGTCGAGCCTGA
- a CDS encoding DUF2786 domain-containing protein, which produces MSDQQLLTRVRKLLAKAEDPAVTEAEAEAYNTKAAELIARYGIDRAVLAAAGRHTDTITSVKIPLHNPYSKDKAHLLTCVADPLRCRVVLLCRGQAVQAVTVFGFRSDLDRVELLFTSLLLQATTQLAKVRPGWAGQGQTVAAYRRTWLAGFASAVRLRLKAAESRAVAEHHEPGGRSAELVVLDRKNLVNAAYDAQYGNLRPAGPRQLSGTGYTDGHFAGRRANLGATHLKGGGAALPARTAS; this is translated from the coding sequence GTGTCTGATCAACAACTGCTCACGCGGGTCCGCAAGCTGCTGGCGAAGGCCGAGGACCCGGCGGTCACCGAGGCCGAGGCCGAGGCGTACAACACCAAGGCGGCCGAGCTGATCGCCCGCTACGGCATCGACCGCGCGGTGCTGGCCGCGGCCGGTCGCCACACCGACACCATCACCAGCGTCAAGATCCCGCTGCACAACCCGTACAGCAAGGACAAGGCGCACCTGCTGACCTGCGTGGCCGATCCGCTGCGGTGCCGGGTGGTGCTGCTGTGCCGGGGGCAGGCCGTGCAGGCGGTGACCGTGTTCGGCTTCCGGTCCGATCTGGACCGGGTGGAGCTGCTGTTCACCAGCCTGCTCCTGCAGGCGACGACCCAGCTGGCGAAGGTGCGGCCGGGCTGGGCCGGGCAGGGGCAGACGGTCGCGGCGTACCGGCGCACGTGGCTGGCCGGTTTCGCGTCCGCGGTGCGCCTGCGCCTGAAGGCCGCCGAGTCCCGCGCGGTCGCCGAACACCACGAGCCGGGCGGACGGTCCGCGGAACTCGTGGTGCTGGACCGGAAAAACCTGGTCAACGCCGCCTACGACGCCCAGTACGGCAACCTGCGCCCAGCCGGCCCCCGGCAACTCTCGGGCACCGGCTACACCGACGGCCACTTCGCCGGCCGACGCGCCAACCTGGGCGCCACCCACCTGAAGGGCGGTGGTGCCGCGTTACCCGCACGCACAGCCTCGTGA
- a CDS encoding DDE-type integrase/transposase/recombinase has protein sequence MARKRAMMHLMDAVVAAGADVGNVSEWCRVNGVDRRTFYRHRERARAEGQWSPRSRRPVTVPHATAEPVVAQIVRLRQELAPDNGADFIHDRLEVLAAERDWAGQGWPVPSRATINRVLDRKGLLVSNPRKRPRSSWRRFSYARPRDCYQIDATEIVLADGSKAVVFDVLDDCTRMLLACQAARSETAAAACTAISAAFTEHGPPAIVLSDNGPAFTAHPRHPHAGPTQFARTVTTTGARLIHSSPYHPQTCGKVERHHQTLKKWLARQPHPPTTLTSLQTLLDTYRDYYNTRRGHSALGRHTPHHAWTHAEHHGGPTHPPVQTDATIHRLTVSKLGTIYLGHRKRLLIGREHTGNTITIIRDGDRITAYTSHGHPIGHTHLDHTKDWQGTLTPAA, from the coding sequence ATGGCGCGGAAACGGGCGATGATGCATCTGATGGATGCGGTGGTGGCTGCGGGGGCTGATGTCGGGAACGTGTCGGAGTGGTGCCGGGTCAACGGTGTTGACCGGCGCACGTTTTACCGGCATCGGGAACGGGCCCGGGCCGAGGGACAGTGGAGTCCTCGGTCCCGGCGTCCGGTCACTGTCCCGCACGCCACCGCGGAGCCGGTGGTGGCTCAGATCGTGCGGTTACGCCAGGAACTGGCGCCGGACAACGGCGCGGATTTCATCCATGACCGGCTCGAGGTGCTCGCGGCCGAGCGGGACTGGGCGGGACAGGGCTGGCCGGTGCCGTCGCGGGCCACGATCAACCGCGTCCTGGACCGGAAAGGCCTGCTGGTCAGCAACCCCCGTAAACGGCCGCGGTCGTCCTGGCGGCGGTTCAGCTATGCCCGGCCCCGGGACTGCTACCAGATCGACGCCACCGAGATCGTGCTCGCCGACGGCAGCAAGGCCGTGGTCTTCGATGTGCTCGACGATTGCACCCGCATGCTGCTGGCCTGCCAGGCAGCCCGGTCGGAAACCGCCGCGGCGGCCTGCACCGCGATCAGTGCCGCGTTCACCGAGCACGGCCCACCCGCGATCGTGCTCTCCGACAACGGCCCCGCCTTCACCGCCCATCCCCGGCACCCACACGCCGGCCCCACCCAGTTCGCCCGCACCGTCACCACCACCGGCGCCCGCCTGATCCACTCCAGCCCCTACCACCCGCAAACCTGCGGCAAAGTCGAACGCCACCATCAAACCCTCAAAAAATGGCTGGCTCGCCAACCCCACCCACCAACCACCCTGACCAGCCTGCAAACACTGCTCGACACCTACCGCGACTACTACAACACCCGCCGCGGGCACAGCGCGCTCGGCCGCCACACCCCGCACCACGCCTGGACCCACGCCGAACACCACGGCGGCCCCACCCACCCGCCCGTCCAAACCGACGCCACCATCCACCGGCTCACCGTCAGCAAACTCGGCACCATCTATCTCGGACACCGAAAACGCCTACTCATCGGCCGCGAACACACCGGCAACACCATCACCATCATCCGCGACGGCGACCGGATCACCGCCTACACCAGCCACGGCCACCCCATCGGCCACACCCACCTCGACCACACCAAAGACTGGCAAGGCACCCTCACCCCCGCCGCCTAA
- a CDS encoding SDR family oxidoreductase, with translation MSTRQKTVFVTGASAGFGAAIARRFAAEGDKVIATARRADKLAELAADLGDAVHPLELDVRDRDAVNAAFAGLPAEFAEVDVLVNNAGLAKGLNPAHQADPDDWQQMIDTNCAGLVHCTRAALPGMVERGRGHVVNLGSVAGTYPYPGGNVYGATKAFVHQFTLNLRSDLHGTGVRVTSVEPGMVGGTEFSVVRFEGDQDRADQVYSGMQPLSADDIAESVHWVTSQPAHVNVNVLELMPVAQSFSPFQVHRA, from the coding sequence GTGAGTACGCGACAGAAAACCGTCTTCGTCACCGGGGCCAGCGCGGGCTTCGGCGCCGCCATCGCCCGGCGGTTCGCCGCCGAGGGTGACAAGGTGATCGCCACCGCCCGGCGCGCGGACAAGCTGGCCGAACTCGCCGCCGACCTCGGTGACGCGGTGCACCCGCTGGAACTGGACGTGCGTGACCGCGACGCGGTCAACGCGGCCTTCGCCGGGCTGCCCGCCGAGTTCGCCGAGGTCGATGTGCTGGTCAACAACGCGGGGCTGGCCAAGGGGCTCAACCCGGCGCACCAGGCCGACCCGGACGACTGGCAGCAGATGATCGACACGAACTGCGCGGGCCTGGTGCACTGCACGCGGGCCGCGCTGCCCGGCATGGTCGAGCGCGGGCGGGGGCACGTGGTGAACCTGGGTTCGGTCGCGGGCACCTACCCGTACCCGGGCGGCAACGTCTACGGGGCGACGAAGGCTTTTGTGCACCAGTTCACCCTGAACCTGCGCAGCGACCTCCACGGGACGGGCGTGCGGGTCACGTCGGTGGAACCCGGCATGGTCGGGGGGACGGAGTTCTCGGTGGTCCGCTTCGAAGGCGACCAGGACCGGGCGGACCAGGTCTACTCGGGCATGCAGCCGTTGAGCGCCGACGACATCGCCGAGTCGGTGCACTGGGTGACCTCGCAGCCGGCGCACGTGAACGTGAACGTGCTGGAGCTGATGCCGGTGGCGCAGAGCTTCTCGCCGTTCCAGGTCCACCGCGCCTGA
- a CDS encoding alpha/beta fold hydrolase — translation MARIDLGAISVAYTDEGTGAPLVLVHGHPFDRSMWQPQVDRFAGADWRVIAPDLRGYGETTVVPGKTHLETFARDLAELLDRLEVGRIVLGGLSMGGQIVMEFHRLFPERVRALVLADTSPVGETSAGKRLRNETADRLLREGLGPYADEVLPKMVAPHNLDALPEVGKHVLGMMRGAPAEGAAAALRGRAERLDYVESLGSVAEPTLIVVGSDDEFTPVAEAELMHRRISGSRLAVIEGAAHMPNLERRDAFDGELEAFLSSVADGSDGEVRFGS, via the coding sequence ATGGCCAGGATTGATCTCGGTGCAATTTCGGTGGCTTACACCGACGAAGGCACCGGTGCACCCTTGGTGCTGGTGCACGGGCACCCGTTCGACCGGTCCATGTGGCAGCCGCAGGTGGACCGGTTCGCGGGTGCGGACTGGCGGGTGATCGCGCCCGATCTGCGCGGGTACGGCGAGACCACCGTGGTGCCGGGCAAAACGCACCTGGAGACCTTCGCCCGTGACCTCGCCGAACTGCTCGACCGGCTCGAGGTGGGGCGGATCGTGCTCGGCGGGCTGTCCATGGGCGGGCAGATCGTGATGGAGTTCCACCGGCTGTTCCCGGAACGGGTGCGTGCGCTGGTGCTCGCCGACACCTCCCCGGTCGGGGAGACTTCCGCGGGCAAAAGACTGCGCAACGAGACGGCGGACCGGTTGCTGCGCGAGGGGCTCGGCCCGTATGCCGACGAGGTGCTGCCGAAGATGGTCGCGCCGCACAACCTGGACGCGCTGCCCGAGGTCGGCAAGCACGTGCTCGGCATGATGCGCGGCGCGCCGGCGGAAGGCGCGGCCGCCGCGTTGCGCGGCCGGGCGGAACGCCTCGACTACGTGGAATCGCTGGGCTCGGTGGCGGAGCCGACGTTGATCGTGGTCGGCTCCGACGACGAGTTCACGCCGGTCGCGGAGGCCGAGCTGATGCACCGGCGGATCAGCGGATCCCGGCTGGCGGTGATCGAGGGGGCCGCGCACATGCCGAACCTCGAACGGCGGGACGCGTTCGACGGGGAGCTTGAGGCCTTCCTCTCTTCGGTCGCGGACGGCTCGGACGGGGAAGTACGGTTCGGCTCGTGA
- a CDS encoding sensor histidine kinase, with the protein MSLPRPLDPVRSIKLKLGLLVVGATGAALIFFRYQIGWLPPRTAIAALVIALVTTQLLAHGMTKPLREMTAAARAMAGGDYSRRVRATSRDEVGELAAAFNRMAADLEAADQQRRELIANVSHELRTPITALRAVLENAVDGVTGEDALKTALGQTERLGRLVTELLDLSRIDAGVEPLHRETFEIEPLLREAVAETQADVRFTVVVEPPGARVHADRERLHQVVANLLDNAVRHGPAGGEVRVRATAVGTGLAIEVADDGPGIAPADRERVFERFTRGERAGNGGTGLGLAIARWVAELHGGRIAVVGDTGCRIRLDLPGS; encoded by the coding sequence ATGAGCCTGCCCCGCCCGCTGGACCCGGTGCGGTCCATCAAGCTGAAGCTCGGCCTGCTGGTGGTGGGCGCGACCGGCGCCGCGTTGATCTTCTTCCGCTACCAGATCGGCTGGCTGCCGCCGCGGACCGCGATCGCCGCGCTGGTCATCGCGCTGGTCACCACGCAGTTGCTGGCCCACGGCATGACCAAGCCGCTGCGTGAGATGACCGCGGCGGCCCGCGCGATGGCCGGGGGCGACTACTCGCGGCGCGTCCGCGCCACCTCCCGCGACGAGGTGGGTGAGCTGGCCGCCGCGTTCAACCGGATGGCCGCCGATCTCGAAGCCGCCGACCAGCAGCGCCGTGAGCTGATCGCGAACGTCTCACACGAGCTGCGCACCCCGATCACCGCGTTGCGGGCGGTGCTGGAGAACGCGGTCGACGGCGTGACCGGCGAGGACGCGCTGAAAACCGCGCTCGGCCAGACCGAGCGGCTCGGCAGGCTGGTCACCGAGCTGCTCGACCTGTCCAGGATCGACGCCGGGGTCGAGCCGCTGCACCGCGAAACCTTCGAAATCGAGCCGCTGCTGCGCGAAGCCGTCGCGGAAACCCAGGCCGACGTGCGGTTCACCGTGGTGGTCGAGCCACCCGGCGCGCGAGTGCACGCCGACCGGGAACGCCTGCACCAGGTGGTGGCGAACCTGCTGGACAACGCCGTCCGCCACGGACCGGCCGGCGGAGAGGTCCGGGTGCGGGCGACGGCCGTCGGCACCGGCCTCGCCATCGAGGTCGCCGACGACGGGCCGGGCATCGCCCCCGCCGACCGCGAGCGCGTGTTCGAGCGGTTCACCCGCGGTGAGCGCGCCGGGAACGGCGGCACCGGGCTCGGCCTGGCCATCGCGCGCTGGGTCGCCGAACTGCACGGCGGCCGGATCGCCGTGGTCGGCGACACCGGCTGCCGGATCAGGCTCGACCTGCCGGGGTCCTGA